A part of Syntrophorhabdaceae bacterium genomic DNA contains:
- a CDS encoding MmgE/PrpD family protein yields the protein MGAEQKLVEFVYQTGYNDLPPSAVKVIKNQLLAVLGTTVAGAYAEGCETVVNMAKKTGGREESSILIHGGRVPSQHAAFVNGVMARALDFCDALAPGAHIGSAAIPAALAAAELAGGVRGTDFLAAVAVGTEVGVRLNLGEPEYDGFDPTGVCVPFAATVAAGKLLGLSQKEMWNALALAFNKCGGSFQANVDGSLAVRVIEGWAAETGVSCARLAKEGITGPRNFLEGVYGYFHLFGRDRVSADTALSGLVTSYKVDRLVFKKYPSCGLTQGSTEVILSLMGDEGFDAADVDRVEIIVPPYTYKLVGHPFQVGSNPKVNAQFSIRYCVANALVRKGSKLAHFEESAIREEEVLKLAEKVEVISDPAMEARGHTPLDMKVTTRDGKEYLRKSEVPPGFPDNPLSEKEHRQRFRECIGFAAKPLTEEKVENLIRAVDRVEEMGDMTTLIALLLPE from the coding sequence ATGGGTGCCGAGCAAAAACTTGTAGAATTTGTGTATCAGACCGGATATAACGACCTGCCGCCGTCGGCGGTCAAGGTGATCAAGAATCAGCTCCTTGCCGTCCTCGGCACCACGGTTGCCGGAGCATACGCGGAGGGTTGCGAGACGGTTGTCAATATGGCAAAGAAGACGGGAGGCAGAGAGGAATCGTCGATCCTCATACACGGCGGCAGAGTGCCTTCTCAGCATGCAGCTTTTGTAAACGGCGTGATGGCGAGAGCCCTTGATTTCTGTGACGCCCTCGCTCCCGGAGCACACATAGGCTCGGCAGCGATACCCGCCGCATTGGCGGCAGCAGAGCTGGCGGGAGGCGTGAGGGGGACTGATTTTCTCGCCGCGGTTGCGGTGGGCACGGAGGTGGGGGTGAGGCTCAATCTGGGCGAGCCCGAATACGACGGATTTGACCCGACAGGCGTATGTGTGCCCTTTGCGGCCACCGTGGCCGCAGGCAAACTGCTTGGCCTTTCTCAAAAAGAGATGTGGAATGCCCTGGCCCTTGCCTTTAATAAGTGCGGGGGCAGTTTTCAGGCAAATGTGGACGGCTCTCTCGCAGTGAGGGTGATAGAAGGCTGGGCTGCCGAGACGGGGGTCTCTTGCGCGCGCCTTGCCAAAGAAGGAATTACCGGTCCCAGGAACTTTCTCGAGGGGGTATACGGTTATTTCCACCTTTTCGGCAGGGACAGGGTCTCCGCCGACACCGCTTTGTCAGGCTTGGTGACGTCATATAAAGTCGACAGGCTCGTATTCAAAAAGTATCCCAGCTGCGGATTGACCCAGGGGAGCACGGAGGTTATCCTGTCGCTCATGGGTGATGAGGGATTTGACGCTGCCGACGTGGACCGGGTAGAGATTATCGTTCCGCCGTACACATATAAGCTTGTAGGCCATCCGTTTCAGGTGGGGAGTAACCCGAAGGTGAACGCACAATTCAGCATCCGCTATTGTGTTGCCAATGCGCTGGTCAGGAAAGGATCGAAGCTCGCCCATTTCGAAGAATCGGCCATCAGAGAAGAAGAGGTGCTGAAGCTTGCGGAGAAGGTCGAGGTGATATCCGATCCCGCCATGGAAGCACGAGGTCACACGCCACTCGATATGAAGGTGACGACAAGGGACGGTAAAGAGTACCTGCGCAAAAGCGAAGTGCCCCCTGGTTTTCCCGATAACCCTCTCTCGGAAAAGGAACACCGGCAGCGCTTCAGGGAATGCATAGGATTCGCGGCAAAGCCCTTGACGGAGGAAAAAGTTGAGAACCTCATACGCGCAGTCGACCGCGTGGAGGAGATGGGCGACATGACGACTCTTATTGCTCTCCTTCTTCCGGAGTGA
- a CDS encoding trehalose-6-phosphate synthase, with the protein MKITIRLIVSLILVVALAVFVSSLYQVTGEENRLAGDLERRSFVLAESFKESAAPLIMSKSFTRLSRIVERFGNRERLRGIAMFDTHGTILTITRDLKPMVKEPYPQALETVMENRSVGRFTMVGGRRVYVCMVPIEGEENAIVGALAVFYDASYIDVRLREIWKDNILRFLTLSSLLVLSTVLVVRWSITGPIARLAGWVREVALQKGNGGNPAVPPRGDVLAPLISEVTNLAQSFSLARARADEEARLHQLRPESLWTSESLKNYMRAELGNKKLFLASNREPYMHVRGGSVVKCIVPAGGLVTALDPVMRICDGIWLAHGSGDGDRETVDAYSKVRVPPEDPQYTLRRIWLTREEENGYYYGFSNEGLWPLCHITHIRPVFRLEDWKWYQKINGLFADALLEEVKEEESPLILIQDYHLALVPLLVKRQRPDAKVALFWHIPWPNPESFGICPWRQEILIGMLGADLLGFHIQFFCNNFLQTVDRFLESQTDWEQFSINRGGHPTLIKPFPISVGYANEPEDGDAATDDRHTILREMGIDVPYMGIGVDRIDYTKGIPERFKAIERFLEKYPYFIGRFTFIELGAPSRDHIRKYRELLSEVEEEVERINWRFETKTWKPIVYLKAHHSHEEIDRYYRAADVCMVTSLHDGMNLVAKEFVISRKDGGGVLILSQFAGASRELKDAIIVNPYDIEEMADAIKEALSLPASERTDRMARMYTSVKENNIYRWAGKLIAELAHMRVQTRNG; encoded by the coding sequence ATGAAGATTACCATTCGCCTGATCGTCTCTCTCATTCTGGTGGTAGCCCTGGCGGTCTTCGTTTCTTCTCTTTACCAGGTGACAGGTGAGGAGAACCGTCTTGCAGGGGACCTGGAGAGGAGGTCCTTTGTCCTTGCCGAAAGTTTCAAAGAGTCGGCGGCGCCTCTTATCATGTCAAAAAGCTTTACAAGATTAAGCCGGATCGTGGAGCGTTTCGGAAACCGGGAGAGGCTGAGGGGGATTGCCATGTTCGATACCCATGGGACGATCCTGACCATCACGCGCGACCTGAAGCCCATGGTGAAGGAGCCTTACCCCCAGGCCCTGGAGACGGTGATGGAGAACCGGTCAGTAGGGCGGTTTACCATGGTGGGAGGACGGCGTGTCTATGTGTGCATGGTGCCGATAGAAGGAGAGGAGAACGCGATTGTCGGCGCCCTCGCGGTATTTTACGATGCATCGTATATTGATGTCCGGCTTAGGGAAATATGGAAAGATAATATCCTCCGTTTTCTCACCCTCTCGTCTCTTCTCGTCCTCAGCACGGTTCTCGTAGTCAGGTGGAGCATCACGGGACCCATAGCCCGTCTTGCCGGATGGGTGCGTGAAGTAGCGCTCCAAAAAGGCAACGGGGGGAACCCGGCCGTACCTCCGAGAGGGGATGTGCTGGCGCCCCTGATCTCCGAAGTGACCAATCTGGCTCAGAGCTTTTCCCTGGCACGGGCAAGGGCGGATGAGGAGGCGCGGCTCCACCAACTGAGACCGGAATCCCTGTGGACTTCCGAGAGTCTGAAAAACTATATGAGGGCGGAACTGGGGAATAAGAAGCTCTTTCTTGCCTCAAACCGGGAACCCTATATGCATGTGAGGGGAGGGTCTGTGGTCAAGTGCATCGTTCCCGCGGGCGGCCTGGTTACCGCACTGGATCCGGTGATGAGGATTTGTGACGGCATATGGCTCGCCCATGGGAGTGGCGACGGCGACCGTGAAACGGTCGATGCCTACAGCAAGGTAAGAGTTCCACCGGAAGACCCTCAATACACATTACGACGTATATGGCTTACACGAGAGGAAGAGAACGGATATTATTACGGTTTTTCGAACGAGGGCCTCTGGCCCCTGTGCCACATTACTCATATCAGGCCGGTCTTCCGTTTGGAAGACTGGAAATGGTACCAGAAAATCAATGGTCTTTTCGCTGATGCCCTTCTCGAAGAGGTGAAAGAAGAGGAGTCGCCATTGATCCTTATTCAGGACTACCACCTTGCCCTCGTGCCGCTTCTGGTCAAGCGGCAAAGGCCCGACGCCAAAGTAGCCCTTTTTTGGCATATTCCATGGCCCAATCCGGAATCTTTCGGCATTTGCCCATGGCGGCAGGAGATCCTTATCGGCATGCTTGGAGCGGACCTCCTGGGTTTTCACATACAGTTTTTCTGTAACAACTTCCTTCAGACCGTAGACCGGTTTCTCGAATCACAGACCGATTGGGAGCAGTTTTCGATTAACCGGGGAGGCCATCCCACGCTGATAAAACCCTTTCCCATAAGCGTGGGGTATGCGAACGAGCCTGAGGATGGCGATGCGGCCACAGACGACCGGCATACAATCCTCAGGGAGATGGGAATCGACGTTCCTTACATGGGCATCGGGGTCGACCGGATTGACTATACGAAAGGAATCCCGGAACGGTTCAAGGCCATTGAGAGATTTCTCGAGAAATACCCCTATTTTATCGGGCGCTTCACATTTATCGAGCTTGGGGCGCCGAGCCGCGACCATATACGGAAGTACAGGGAACTGCTCTCAGAGGTGGAAGAGGAGGTGGAGAGGATCAACTGGCGGTTCGAGACGAAGACGTGGAAACCGATCGTCTACCTGAAGGCCCACCACAGTCATGAAGAGATAGACAGGTACTACAGGGCGGCAGACGTCTGCATGGTGACTTCCCTTCATGATGGGATGAACCTGGTGGCAAAAGAGTTTGTTATTTCACGAAAAGACGGCGGGGGCGTGCTCATACTGAGCCAATTTGCGGGCGCTTCACGGGAATTAAAGGACGCCATAATCGTAAATCCCTATGATATAGAGGAGATGGCCGACGCGATCAAAGAGGCCCTCTCCCTGCCTGCATCCGAGCGAACCGACCGTATGGCCCGGATGTATACTAGTGTAAAAGAAAACAACATCTATAGGTGGGCAGGGAAGCTGATCGCGGAGCTGGCACATATGCGCGTTCAGACCCGGAACGGATGA
- the glmL gene encoding methylaspartate mutase accessory protein GlmL produces MGIYLLVDFGSTYTKVLAVDIEKEIILGRAQAPTTVSTDITLGLNEALNELSETYGIEEKDIKGKYASSSAAGGLKMAAIGLVPELTLEAARRAALGAGAKVVCSYGFEIDEEIVGAIESAQCDIILLCGGTDGGDKNVIVHNAGMLARSRIQCPILAAGNRVAAEKVKVLLEEGGKKVYTAKNVLPTLESVEVEPAQNLIREIFIAHITKAKGLDKAQGFVGAPIVPTPKATLQAAALLANGAVGEPGIGSLVIVEVGGATTNIHSVADPVPANSRTIVKGLPELRIKRTVEGDLGIRYNAPTIYDFVGEELFKAKLRALVPSLDGQECNVGERIRYLSNNVGHVPSSSAGLNIDIALAESAAAIAVERHAGTVRQEFTVVGDIMVQYGKNLMPVENLIGTGGIFKYGLHPEKVLKSTLFSPERPWSLKPRSPKAYIDGEYILYGIGLLAEDFPAQALRIAKKYLTRRQLDI; encoded by the coding sequence ATGGGTATTTATCTGTTGGTCGACTTCGGGAGCACGTACACAAAAGTCCTTGCCGTCGATATAGAGAAAGAGATCATCCTGGGGCGGGCACAGGCGCCCACCACGGTAAGCACCGATATTACCCTCGGCCTCAACGAAGCACTAAATGAGCTTTCGGAGACTTACGGTATAGAAGAAAAAGATATAAAGGGTAAATACGCAAGCAGCAGCGCCGCGGGGGGGTTGAAAATGGCTGCCATAGGCCTGGTGCCCGAGCTCACCCTGGAAGCTGCGAGACGGGCCGCCCTTGGCGCAGGGGCAAAAGTGGTATGCTCCTACGGCTTTGAGATCGATGAGGAAATTGTCGGTGCCATAGAATCGGCACAATGCGACATAATCCTCCTCTGTGGAGGGACGGACGGGGGCGACAAGAATGTGATCGTTCATAACGCGGGGATGCTCGCCCGCTCCCGTATCCAATGTCCCATACTTGCGGCGGGCAATCGCGTGGCGGCTGAGAAAGTCAAGGTCCTCCTGGAGGAGGGAGGCAAGAAGGTCTATACCGCAAAGAACGTGCTCCCCACCCTCGAATCGGTGGAAGTGGAACCGGCTCAGAACCTTATTCGGGAGATATTCATCGCCCATATCACGAAAGCGAAAGGCCTGGATAAGGCGCAGGGTTTTGTGGGTGCGCCCATTGTCCCCACGCCGAAAGCAACGCTCCAGGCAGCCGCGCTTTTGGCAAATGGAGCGGTCGGCGAACCCGGCATAGGTAGTCTTGTTATCGTAGAGGTCGGAGGAGCTACCACGAACATCCATTCGGTCGCTGATCCGGTGCCGGCGAACTCCCGGACAATCGTGAAGGGGCTGCCCGAGCTCAGGATAAAAAGAACGGTAGAGGGTGATCTGGGCATACGGTATAATGCTCCCACCATCTATGATTTTGTGGGAGAAGAACTGTTTAAGGCCAAGCTCCGCGCCCTGGTGCCTTCCCTCGACGGACAAGAATGTAATGTGGGGGAGCGAATCAGATACCTCTCCAATAATGTAGGCCACGTCCCTTCGAGCAGTGCAGGTCTCAATATAGATATCGCCCTGGCCGAGTCGGCGGCCGCCATTGCTGTGGAGCGCCATGCGGGTACGGTCCGTCAGGAGTTTACCGTGGTAGGCGACATAATGGTCCAGTACGGGAAGAACCTTATGCCTGTTGAAAACCTCATTGGCACAGGTGGTATATTCAAGTACGGCCTTCACCCGGAGAAGGTCCTCAAGTCGACGCTCTTTAGCCCCGAAAGGCCGTGGAGCCTGAAACCGAGGAGCCCCAAAGCTTATATCGACGGGGAATATATCCTTTACGGCATAGGACTGCTGGCCGAGGACTTTCCCGCACAAGCCCTCAGGATCGCAAAGAAATATCTCACGCGAAGGCAACTCGATATTTAA